The Amblyomma americanum isolate KBUSLIRL-KWMA chromosome 5, ASM5285725v1, whole genome shotgun sequence genome window below encodes:
- the LOC144134060 gene encoding uncharacterized protein LOC144134060, with the protein MPTYGASEPIHGEGGDWTEYMERVKLFFDANSVPEEKKRSVLQTCCGSSTYSLLRSLLTPKTPDQVSIDKIFSVLSGHYIPKPSVVDCCFRFNSHSRQPEESVSDYTASLKKLSANCEYGTFLPDLLRDRLVCGINDASMQRRLLEEPNLTFESAVKLLIAKTAKRDSSMLMQAQGMTEAQTVHSAMIEQMKQTISCYRYGEPHYATVCQHAKSRFNTCSKIGHLARVCRSKAADTKQKNVSRKHNAERQQNQPVHSLADSGNLSEIPSQV; encoded by the coding sequence ATGCCGACCTACGGAGCATCAGAGCCAATCCACGGAGAAGGAGGAGACTGGACGGAGTACATGGAGCGAGTCAAGCTGTTCTTCGACGCCAACAGcgttccagaggagaagaaaaGGTCCGTGCTCCAGACATGCTGCGGGTCCAGTACCTACTCCTTACTACGGAGCCTGCTGACGCCTAAAACTCCAGATCAAGTCTCGATCGACAAGATATTCTCCGTGCTTTCGGGCCACTACATTCCGAAGCCTTCCGTGGTGGACTGCTGCTTCAGATTCAATAGTCACTCTCGCCAACCGGAGGAGTCTGTGAGCGACTACACCGCATCATTGAAAAAGCTTTCAGCAAACTGTGAgtacggcaccttccttcctgACCTGCTGCGGGACAGACTCGTTTGCGGCATTAATGACGCGTCAATGCAACGACGCCTGCTTGAAGAGCCAAACCTGACATTCGAGTCAGCAGTCAAGCTCCTAATTGCAAAGACGGCTAAAAGAGACTCAAGCATGTTGATGCAAGCTCAGGGCATGACCGAAGCGCAGACAGTTCACAGTGCGATGATCGAGCAAATGAAACAGACGATAAGTTGTTATCGCTATGGAGAGCCGCACTACGCAACAGTATGCCAGCACGCAAAATCCCGGTTCAACACGTGCAGCAAGATCGGGCATCTGGCCAGAGTATGCCGCTCAAAGGCTGCCGACACGAAGCAAAAGAACGTGTCAAGGAAGCACAATGCGGAAAGGCAACAAAACCAGCCAGTTCACAGCCTAGCGGACAGTGGAAATCTTTCTGAAATCCCGTCACAGGTCTAG